TGGTCGCCACCGTACGAACTTCGGACCCCCGATGCGTACGAGTTTTCGGCCCGTCATGATCACGCACGCGCGGAGGCGCACCCGGCGGACCGGGTGCGCCTCGCTCGGCACGGCACGCGCGGAAGGCGTGTCAGGCGTCGTAGTCCTGGTCGAGACGGTCCTGGGCCTCCTGCTGGGCCCTGCGCGTCTCGTCGTCGGGGCGGGAGCGGCCCTTGGACGCGCGCTCGGACGCCTCGTCCCTCGCCCTGCCCATGGCCTGCTTGGCCTGCTGCTTGGCCTGCTCCGACTTGTCCTTGAACTGGTCTGCCATGCCCATGGAAGTTCACTCCTAGAAGGGTGAGAGAGGGACGGAGGCGGTGTGCCTCCTGGGCCTCGACCAGCCTTGCACGGGCGAACATTCCACGCATGTCGATCGGTCACGGACGGCGACCGGGCGGCGGGGTCCCCTCCCGCCGCGCGGCCGCGGGCCCGTCAGCGCGCCGCCGGACCGCCCGTCCGCGCCTCCTCGTCGGCGGCACCGCCCGCGCCCACCAGACCCTTGGACACCGAGCCGAGGCGCGGCTCGAAACGCCTCATCTCACGCTGCCCGACGGTAGCGATCATCCCCGGCAGGTAGCCGCGGACCGACTGCATGCCGCGCAGCCACCACTGCGCGTACACGTGCGGGGAGCGCCGCTCGATCCCCGCGACGATCCGGTCGACGGCCGGGCCGAGGGGGTACGTGCGGTTCGCCGGCCACGGCAGCCGCTGGCGCAGCTCCCGCATGACGTCGTCCTCGTCGGCGCCCCGCACCATGTCCGTGTCGGTCCAGGAGAGGTAGCCGACGCCGACCCTCACCCCCTTGTAGGCGACCTCGGCGCGCAGGCTGTGCGCGAAGGCCTCGACGCCCGACTTGGACGCGCAGTACGCCGTCATCATCGGTGCGGGGGTCAGCGCGGCGAGCGAGGCGATCTGGAGGAAGTACCCCCGCGACTCCATGAGGACCGGCAGGAACGCCCGTCCCGTCACCGCGCCGCCGATCAGGTTGACCTCGATGACCCGCCGCCAGGCGCCCGGGTCCGACTCCACGAAGGGACCGCCCGCCGCGACGCCCGCGTTGGCGACGACGATGTCGACCTTCCCGAACCGTTCCTTCACCTCGGCCGCGACCCTGGCCATCGCCTCGTGGTCGGTGACGTCGGCGTGCCACCAGTCGGCCTCGGTGTGCAGCCGGCCGGCGACCTCCTTGAGCTGCTCCGGCTCCAGGCCGACGAGCGCGATCTTCGCACCGCGCGCGGACAGCTTGCGGGCGAGGAGCTCCCCGACGCCGCGGGCGCCTCCGGTGACGACCGCGACCTGTCCTTCCAGGCTCACCCGGCTCATGCCTTCTCCTTCACTTCCAGGTACGTGTCGGTCAGTTCACGGATCCGCGCGGTGACGGCCTCGGGGGCCTCCACCGGTGTCATGTGCCCCATGCCCGCCAGTTCGAGCAGCCCCACGCACTGCGGAAGGGCCTCGGCCATGGCGCGGGAGTGGACGGGCGGGGTGAGCCGGTCGGCGGTGCCGACGACGACCGCGACGGGCAGGTCGAGCGCCCGCAGGCCCGCTTCGAGGTCGAGCTCGGAGAGGACCCTGGACCAGCCGACGCGGGCCCCGCGCGGGCAGGCGTGCACGATCCGGGCGCAGGCGTCGACCCTCTCGGGCGACGAACCGGGGCCCATCGTGGCGTACTTGAGGACCTTCTTCGAGACGGCGTTGACGGGCCCGAGCGGCGCCTTCGCGCCGAGGACACCCCGGGTCAGCCGGGTGCGCCGGTCGCTCGGCCGGCCCGGTACGACGGTGGCCTCGGCGGTGAGCCGCGAGGGCCCGGTGGAGCAGAGCAGCGCGGCCGCCGCGTGCTCCCGGAAGCCCGGCCGGTCGGCCGCGGCCATCAGGGTCATGCCGCCCATGGAGTGACCGGCGAGGACGGCCTTCTCGCCGGGGGCGAGGGTGCTCGCGAGGACCGCTTCGAGGTCGTCGGCGAGCGCCCCGGTGGCGTAGCCGGACGGCCCGGCGGGGGCCGGGGTCCGGCCGTGGCCGCGCTGGTCGTAGGCGATGACCCGGTGGTCGGTGGCGAGGGCCCGTATCTGCTCGGCCCAGAAGGCGATCGAGCAGGTCCAGCCGTGGGCGAGGACGACGGCGGGCGCGCCCTCGGGGCCGTACACCTCGACGTGGATCCGGGCGCCGTCGGCGGAGGCGGCGGTGAGTTCCCTGGACGAGGTCAGCGAGGTCAGGTGCCGGCTCACTTGGCGGTCTCCTTCCTGCGGGAGGCGGTACGGGACTTCGCGGCGGTCTCCCCGGCGGCCTTCACGGGCTTGGGGGCGCGGATGACCTCGTACTCGGAGAGGTCGACCTGCCGGGTCTCGCGCCGGAACTCGCCGGTCGTGCCCGGCCACAGCGTGGTGTTGCGCCCGTTGGCGTCGAGGTACCAGCTCTCGCAGCCGCCCGCCTTCCAGACCGTCCGCTCCATCCGGGCCTGTACCTTGCGGTTCCAGGCGCCGACGGCGGAGGGCCGGACGGCGAGGGCCGCGCGCCCGCCCAGGACGTTCAGCTGGCGCAGGTAGTCGGCCATGTAGTTCAGCTGGGACTCGATCATCAGGATCATCGAGGAGTTGCCGAGGCCCGTGTTGGGGCCGATGACCGTCATGAAGTTGGGGAATCCGGCGGCGGTGGCGCCGCGCAGCGCCTCCATGCCGCCCTTCCAGGTCTCGGCGAGTGTGCTGCCCTCGGCGCCGACGATCCGCGAGGCGATCGGCATGTCGGTGACGTGGAAGCCGGTGCCGAAGATGATCGCGTCGACCTCGGTCTCGGTGCCGTCGGCGGCGACCACGGTCGAACCGCGGACCTCGCGCAGGCCGGAGGCGACGACGTCGACGTTGGGCTGCGCGATCGCCGGGTAGTACGTGCTGGAGAGCAGGATGCGCTTGCAGCCGATACGGTACGAGGGGGTCAGCTTGGCCCGCAGCACCGGGTCCTTGACGGACTTGGCGATGTTGGCCTTGGCGAGCTTCTCGACGAGCCCGAGCTCGTTCGGGTGCTTGGTGAAGGCGCCGACCTGGAGTTCGCGGATCCCCCAGAGGAGGCCGCGGCGCAGGGTGCCGGTGACGGGCAGGGCGCGGTGCAGCCAGCGCTCGGGGCCGCTGATGGCCCGGTCCATGCGGCGCATGACCCAGGGGGGCGTGCGCTGGAAGAGCGTCAGCTTGCCGACCTGGGGCTGGATCGCGGGCACGATCTGGATGGCGGAGGCGCCGGTGCCGATCATGGCGACCCGCTTGCCGGTGAGGTCGTAGTCGTGGTCCCAGCGGGCCGAGTGGAAGACCTTGCCGGGGAAGTCGGCGATTCCGGGGATGTCCGGGATCTTGGGGTCGGAGAGCGGGCCGGTCGCGGAGACGACCACCTCGGCGCTGAAGGAGCCCTCGCTGGTCTCGATCTCCCAGCGGAGCGCCTCGGCGTCCCACTCCATCCGCACGACCTCGTGGTTAAGCCGCAGGT
This sequence is a window from Streptomyces sp. NBC_00691. Protein-coding genes within it:
- a CDS encoding SDR family oxidoreductase, which encodes MSRVSLEGQVAVVTGGARGVGELLARKLSARGAKIALVGLEPEQLKEVAGRLHTEADWWHADVTDHEAMARVAAEVKERFGKVDIVVANAGVAAGGPFVESDPGAWRRVIEVNLIGGAVTGRAFLPVLMESRGYFLQIASLAALTPAPMMTAYCASKSGVEAFAHSLRAEVAYKGVRVGVGYLSWTDTDMVRGADEDDVMRELRQRLPWPANRTYPLGPAVDRIVAGIERRSPHVYAQWWLRGMQSVRGYLPGMIATVGQREMRRFEPRLGSVSKGLVGAGGAADEEARTGGPAAR
- a CDS encoding alpha/beta fold hydrolase; this translates as MSRHLTSLTSSRELTAASADGARIHVEVYGPEGAPAVVLAHGWTCSIAFWAEQIRALATDHRVIAYDQRGHGRTPAPAGPSGYATGALADDLEAVLASTLAPGEKAVLAGHSMGGMTLMAAADRPGFREHAAAALLCSTGPSRLTAEATVVPGRPSDRRTRLTRGVLGAKAPLGPVNAVSKKVLKYATMGPGSSPERVDACARIVHACPRGARVGWSRVLSELDLEAGLRALDLPVAVVVGTADRLTPPVHSRAMAEALPQCVGLLELAGMGHMTPVEAPEAVTARIRELTDTYLEVKEKA
- a CDS encoding flavin-containing monooxygenase produces the protein MAKHEQVRVAVIGSGFGGLGAAVRLRREGITDFVVLERADSVGGTWRDNSYPGCACDVPSHLYSFSFAPNPDWPRTFSGQRHIRAYLEHVTDTFGIRPHLRLNHEVVRMEWDAEALRWEIETSEGSFSAEVVVSATGPLSDPKIPDIPGIADFPGKVFHSARWDHDYDLTGKRVAMIGTGASAIQIVPAIQPQVGKLTLFQRTPPWVMRRMDRAISGPERWLHRALPVTGTLRRGLLWGIRELQVGAFTKHPNELGLVEKLAKANIAKSVKDPVLRAKLTPSYRIGCKRILLSSTYYPAIAQPNVDVVASGLREVRGSTVVAADGTETEVDAIIFGTGFHVTDMPIASRIVGAEGSTLAETWKGGMEALRGATAAGFPNFMTVIGPNTGLGNSSMILMIESQLNYMADYLRQLNVLGGRAALAVRPSAVGAWNRKVQARMERTVWKAGGCESWYLDANGRNTTLWPGTTGEFRRETRQVDLSEYEVIRAPKPVKAAGETAAKSRTASRRKETAK